Genomic segment of Gopherus flavomarginatus isolate rGopFla2 chromosome 2, rGopFla2.mat.asm, whole genome shotgun sequence:
CATTattacacattttctttttaaatagtcatcagtagggccggctttaggccaattccaccaattccccctaatcaggccccgcacctaagagggccccgcacccagtgagaatcccttccctggctagaggcttctttttaatttttactcacctggcagcgcttcGGGTctccagcggcacttcggcggcgggtcctttgctTGCTTTGGGTCTTTGGTAGCACTTTGGTGGcgagtccttcagtgccgccaaagaccgggagcgagtgaaggacccaccactgaagtgccgccgaagactcagcaccgcccagtgagtacaagccccccGTGTTTATCtacaggtgttttttgttgttttggtttggtttttttttttttagtaatccctgccggggccccgtctaaactgttcgaattgggccccgcacttcctaaagccggccctggtcatcAGAGCGGTTTTCTCATTAACTTATCACTGTTTGCAGTCTTTTCCAGCAGGAATAGATCAGTAAGGAAGAGAGAAATTCGGAAACTGAAGACAAGAGGAAAAATCAGTCATGGTAAGAAGCCAAAACCGGAGCAAGTAGTATTTGAGAAGGTCTGGAGGCAAGGGGGAAAGGAAATGCATAGACATAAGcacaataaatataaatatatttatataaataaatatgaaaCCCTTCAAAAAGACTAgcaaaaaatcaatgatttttacaTATGCTTAATTCTGCACTTCATAAAAGTGTTCCAAAGGCCCCAATCACTATCAAAGCTTTATTGTAGCAGACATTGTACAGATGCATAAAATGACACGGTCTGTGCCACAAGGACCTTACAATCTAGTATTAAACAAGATGTGTCATGTAAAGGTAACAAACAGAAAGGAACAGGGAAAGAAAGACGAAAGTAATAGTGAAAAGGATAGAAGTCACCTATTTTAGCAGTGCATACAACTTCATGGTTATAAATCATTTATGGGGGTGCTAAAAGTATAAATCAGTACAAATAGGCTTGGAAAGTTAGATTTTTATGAGTAAATATACGTAAATGTCTATTGCACTGTACACACATGCAAATTGACAACAAAAATTGCCATTGTTGATAATTGAACTTTACAGattggcaaagtaagaaaaattttgcttgagaacttattagagtttgatttaagaatatttactttgtatatttggcATGTGATGTCGAAAAATTGTGTTTTTATGGTTATACAGCTTTTACTTTTTGAATAGCAACATCTTCTGTAATTAATTATTCTCTGCCTCTGTTGTCTGGCCCCcctataatttcctgcaactgtgaaaatttaaatagataaaaataaatttaaaaaatatttaaactccATAATTTTGTGCAGTAAAAATTTAAATcgataaaattaaaagaaatgtgCTTATATATAAACCAATATTATCTACTAAATTTTttctaaaaattgaattctgcctagCCTAAATATTAGAAATCCATCCTTAAACCCCATTGTCCCTTTGTGGAACTATTTTCTtaaggtatggctacatttggaatttcaaagcgctggcccggcagcgctgcaggagcgctgccgcggcagcgctttgaagtgtgagtgtagtcagagtggcagcactgggagagagctctcccagcgctgcatgtaacccacatcccttacgggtgtagcgtgcagcgctgggagccgcgctcccagcgctgctgccctgattacactaacgctttacagcgctgtatcttgcagcgctcaagggggtgttttttcacaccccagttgcagcgctgtaaagtgtgagtgtagccaaggccttattcAAGAACCTGACAAAAACAAATACCTGATTTATCAGGGAAAGTATGTGAAGCCAGATGTTGACATTACTAATGCTTTGCAGCAGCCTAACAAGATATCGGCTGCAGATGTTCAGCACTTGTGAACAGGCTGTTTTTCTTCAACTGCCTAAGTATGGAGTCAGGGCCCAGTCTGCAAATGTTGGCCTAAGGGCTCAGACCTGGATCCACAAAAGTAACTTTTAGGCATCTGGAAAATAACAGGAACAAtgatgtgatccacaaaaccagTATGTTAAGTGTAGCCAGTGCTGAAAGCACTCATCCAGCATGTAGGCGACCGCTATTCAAGTCCTCTATTCACCTGATGAGGAGGGATTAGAATAGGGATCTGCCATTTCTCAGGTAAGGGGCCTATATAGAATTATTCTTACTCTTTCTCTGgcccaggccatgtctacacttacagttttgcagcgctggtagttacagctgtgttcgtacagctgtgtagggccagcgctgcagtgtggccacacttacagcaaccagcgctgcagtgtggccacatttgcagcacttgcagtgctgttgggagtggtgcattgtgggcagctatcccacagagcacctcgtcccattttggcgctgtggcttgtgggaaggggaaggaagtgtgcgggtctttccgcttcctgttccaacgccccgtggtgctttgctgcacattccgagcagtttggcggcattgtgagtctgcagcgcgatttctgagatttctgttacaaatggagcctgagctgctgaggaccttgctgatgaatgttgccagcacatcacgcatggcagtggagctattccttcagctgcaaagtgacagtgaggagtcagacgatgatattgaaatgcctgatgctcaagacactcaattgtttgaggcagtaacagacgtgcttagcaccgtggaacggcgcctttgggctcgggaaaccagcactcagtggtgggatcacatcatcctgcaagcatgggatgacgagcagtggctgcagaactttcggatgagaaaagccactttcatgggactgtgtgctgagctcgcccctaccctgcggcgcagggacacgagattgagagctgccctgccagtggagaagcgggtggctattgcaatctggaagctggcaactccagacagctaccgatcggtgacgaaccagtttggagtgggaaagtccaccgttggaatggtgctgatgcaagtttgcacagccattaatcgcaccctgctaagaagaactgtgactctggggaacgtgcaggacattgtggatggctttgcacaaatgggtttccctaactgtggaggggcaatacatgggacgcatattcctattctgtccccaccccacctggcatcagagtacgtgaatcgcaaggggtatttctccgtggttctgcaagcgcttgtggatcaccgtgggcgtttcactgacatttactcaggatggcctggaaaggtgcatgatgcacgcatctttcggaacagtgccctgttcaggaggctgagggccgggacttttttcccagaccgcaagatcacagtaggggacgtcgaaatgcccactgtgatccttggagaccccgcttactccttaatgccatggctcatgaaaccgtatacagggaagcttgacaggagcaaggaccggttcaactacaggctgagccggtgcagaatgactgtggagtgtgcttttggccgtttgaaagcccgctggaggtgtctttatgggaagctagatttgggggaaagcagcatctccgctattatatccgcgtgctgtaccctccataatatttgtgaagggaagggtgaaagattcagtgaggaatggacctccgaggttcgacgcctggaggatgaatttgcacagccagagagcagggctactagagaggcccaggaaagggcttcaaggattagggatgccttaagggagcaatttgatgctgagagccaacagtaatgtttggtgcctttgctgtgctcctttctaccttggtgtacaatatttaccacttcctgcaataataaaacgtattgtaaaagccataaaatcctttattcaaagtacagtacataaaaggccaggggggttagggtggtggactgtacattcagaggtttgaatatgtcctgtttggattactgttcaatgtctgctgcacttcaggattactatgctgcagggtaatgggggtggagtgcacagggtaagaattgtagttatcagggctggtaggtgatcgtacaggtgttgggggcagctgggggtaataagaaactggctgctggagaaaggtgttttgtgcaaatactggggaacaagaaagagagctttgggaggggtgtgggttaccacggtacagatctgcctgcatggctacgagagactcgaaagactcagtttggcgagccaggaggcttatcatctgctttgaagtttttttggtagccaattcctttctcctgctttctgtttgcctccactcatacattttctctctccattcctgcatcttcctactttctctgttgtagtgaatcataactgctttgatcaattcttcttttgattttcgcggattttttctcaagttctgcaagcgacgtgaggccggtgatccggctgcattagtcaaggtcactaaaaaaaacatagatagaaacatgtaatacacagaggctacattgtttattatcacacagtgaaggagattttagactttttgtagcatccttcccacatacctaacataacacagagaggccagggttagcgaaggcatggcgagcaatggggtgagtgtttctgccccgactgcacctgggagggggaattgaccaatgggtcactggggtttatctgcactgggtacaggaggtagctggtgtcctgcacaggggacagtagcgaacaggaaggtggcaagctgctggcgggggggggggggggcggtccgcgtaactgccggcctgctggtgagggcgGGGGAAACCGGAGCACACcgaggggctggctgcctgctggaaaggggggggagagaccggcgcgtaccgcggggctggctgcctgctggaaaggggggagggagaccggagcgcaccgtggggctggctgcctgctggaaaggggggagagagaccggagcgcaccgcggggctggctgcctgctggaaaggggggagggagaccagagtgcaccgcggggctcgctgcctgctggaaaggtgggggagagaccggagcgcaccacggggctggctgcctgctggaaaggggggggggagagaccggagcgcaccgcggggctggctgcctgctggaaagcggggggagagaccggaacgcaccgcggggctggggagggaccgcgaacctggcgccctgcactcaagtatccctaaattctcaacagggtttcctactgccagatatatcactgctgcgtgttacctgggaagagagagagggtcttctacagcaatgtggattccgccctggcccctatgcaccttgcctgtgtgcagccatggtccctccacccctcgctgcacagtggatcggacgagttagcctgaccggg
This window contains:
- the LOC127045225 gene encoding uncharacterized protein LOC127045225 isoform X2, coding for MESSEQGEVGEGVEEADSEATGMEGDTLESQEACSQELFSSQEEASQSQQLEVAGEEEAAERARVTLTNAAGSPASRRLQNLRKNPRKSKEELIKAVMIHYNRESRKMQEWREKMYEWRQTESRRKELATKKTSKQMISLLARQTESFESLVAMQADLYRGNPHPSQSSLSCSPVFAQNTFLQQPVSYYPQLPPTPVRSPTSPDNYNSYPVHSTPITLQHSNPEVQQTLNSNPNRTYSNL